Proteins from one Ricinus communis isolate WT05 ecotype wild-type chromosome 9, ASM1957865v1, whole genome shotgun sequence genomic window:
- the LOC8261358 gene encoding G-protein coupled receptor 1, translated as MATLHVAGNMTAHERQILTSVNAGASSLSFVGSSFIVLCYVLFKELRKFSFKLVFYLALSDMLCSFFSIVGDPSKGFFCIAQGYTTHFFCVASFLWTTTIAFTLHRTVVLHKTDVEDLEAIFHLYVWGTSLVMTVLRSIGNSHHGHLGAWCWTEIGRTRKAIQFITFYAPLWGAILYNGFTYFQVIRMLNNATRMAVGMSDRAYQFDSRPDLKALNRWGYYPLILIGSWAFGTINRIHDFIAPGHKILWLSVLDVGTAALMGLFNSIAYGLNTSVRRAIYERLDLLWPDRLRRWFPNGTRLRNQAQDGELVSLKIQDQR; from the exons ATGGCGACGCTGCACGTCGCCGGTAATATGACTGCTCATGAACGTCAGATATTGACGTCGGTGAACGCAGGGGCATCTAGTCTTTCGTTTGTAGGGTCCAGCTTCATTGTTCTTTGTTATGTCCTCTTCAAAGAGCTCCGCAAGTTCTCCTTCAAGCTTGTCTTCTACCTCGCCCTCTCT GACATGCTCTGCAGTTTCTTCAGCATTGTTGG GGATCCTTCCAAAGGTTTCTTTTGTATTGCTCAGGGATACACCACTCATTTCTTCTGCGTCGCTTCTTTTCTCTGGACTACTACTATTGCTTTTACTCTTCATCGTACTGTTGTTCTGCACAAAACTGACGTTGAAGACCTCGAGGCCATCTTCCACTTGTATGTTTGGG GAACTTCATTAGTTATGACTGTATTACGCTCCATTGGTAATTCCCATCATGGGCATTTAGGTGCCTGGTGTTGGACAGAAATCGGGAGAACAAGAAAG GCCATTCAATTTATAACATTTTATGCACCGCTTTGGGGTGCAATACTTTACAATGGGTTTACATACTTTCAAGTCATACGCATGCTAAATAATGCGACTCGT ATGGCAGTAGGCATGTCAGACCGAGCATATCAATTTGATTCACGGCCCGACTTGAAG GCTTTGAACCGGTGGGGATACTATCCGCTCATCCTTATAGGATCATGGGCTTTTGGCACAATCAACCGCATCCATGACTTCATAGCACCAGGCCACAAAATTCTTTGGCTTTCAGTTCTTGATGTTGGGACAGCTGCACTCATG GGTCTTTTCAACTCAATAGCATATGGTCTGAATACTTCAGTGCGGCGAGCGATATATGAAAGATTGGATCT GCTGTGGCCAGATAGGCTGAGAAGATGGTTCCCTAATGGTACAAGATTGAGAAATCAAGCGCAAGACGGTGAATTGGTATCATTGAAAATTCAGGATCAGCGTTAA
- the LOC8261357 gene encoding protein TRIGALACTOSYLDIACYLGLYCEROL 4, chloroplastic isoform X1, protein MKKLGWAMDGGFWDVDVSTPVTLEGVARPVPGDPLPLGISRGTKLSRPKQLHFFQRFMSSPFIPSFSSHRHGHGFSLQSVLAFPTFSQNWFGTLLGQFNFQKFVSESGASLRSSSSSLNTIGRQLCDASLYALGFSSELSFTPDDTLLFNFNTHGDATRNSRKKAVLHHKFPNHNLTLEAVSPALFIDSSDNYWDVPFSMAIDLASLPSDSGPSYHFCMHHNAGDPKLFGGGHTLAVPAPLLPGFSFKSAFAFKKNIDIWRSKAPKLKMVQPFDLFISNPHISASGIVGATMTAYIGDNSVRCQEVDRFQSFTGLSLRAIAPKSALLADMFSSVSLTAQHGNFQRLFLDLTRCHLRLDFPSGSKFLSGAAKLAQDFFNSQQPSMETIKAICPNATISLQQQIAGPFSFRVDSGVAIDRRKKDWDMHMHDPVFAVEYALQVLGSAKAIAWYCPKQKEFMVELRFFET, encoded by the exons ATGAAGAAGCTGGGATGGGCAATGGATGGTGGTTTTTGGGATGTGGACGTGTCGACACCCGTAACCCTGGAAGGAGTGGCTCGTCCGGTGCCCGGAGACCCACTTCCACTTGGGATTTCCAGAGGAACTAAGCTTTCCAGGCCAAAGCAGCTTCATTTCTTCCAGCGCTTCATGTCTTCTCCCTTTATcccctctttttcttctcatcGACATGGACATGGCTTTTCTCTCCAAAGCGTTCTTGCTTTCCCCACCTTCTCTCAAAATTg GTTCGGTACGTTGCTAGGTCAATTCAATTTCCAAAAGTTTGTGTCCGAGAGTGGCGCTTCTTTGCGATCCTCTTCTTCCTCCCTCAACACAATTGGTAGACAACTCTGCGATGCATCCCTATACGCACTTGGTTTCTCTTCTGAGCTCTCGTTCACTCCTGATGATACTCTCCTCTTCAATTTTAATACTCACGGTGATGCTACTAGAAATTCCCGTAAGAAAGCTGTTCTTCATCACAAG TTCCCTAATCACAATTTGACCCTGGAAGCAGTTTCTCCTGCATTGTTTATCGACAGCTCTGATAATTATTGGGATGTACCTTTCTCCATGGCCATCGACCTCGCTTCTCTTCCTTCTGACTCTGGTCCAAGTTACCATTTCTGCATGCACCATAATGCTGGCGATCCAAAGCTTTTTGGAGGTGGCCATACCTTAGCTGTTCCTGCCCCACTGCTTCCTGGTTTCTCTTTCAAATCCGCCTTTGCcttcaagaaaaatattgaCATTTGGAGAAGCAAAGCTCCCAAATTGAAGATGGTCCAACCCTTTgatttgtttatttcaaatcCTCATATTTCAGCATCAGGGATCGTTG GTGCCACCATGACAGCCTATATTGGAGATAATTCAGTTAGGTGCCAAGAAGTAGATCGTTTTCAGAGTTTCACAGGCTTATCTCTTCGAGCTATTGCACCAAAATCCGCCTTGTTGGCTGATATGTTTTCATCCGTTTCACTTACGGCTCAGCATGGAAACTTCCAAAGACTATTTCTAGATCTTACTCGATGTCATCTACGTTTAGATTTTCCTTCTGGCTCCAAATTTCTTTCTGGTGCTGCTAAATTAGCACAAGACTTTTTCAATTCTCAACAGCCATCTATGGAAACAATTAAGGCAATTTGCCCCAACGCAACTATTTCTCTTCAACAGCAG ATTGCTGGACCTTTCAGTTTTAGAGTTGATTCTGGAGTTGCAATTGACCGGAGGAAAAAAGATTGGGACATGCACATGCATGATCCAGTATTTGCCGTCGAGTATGCATTACAGGTCCTTGGTTCAGCAAAGGCTATTGCTTGGTATTGCCCAAAGCAAAAGGAATTCATGGTAGAACTAAGATTCTTTGAGACATAA
- the LOC8261357 gene encoding protein TRIGALACTOSYLDIACYLGLYCEROL 4, chloroplastic isoform X2 — MKKLGWAMDGGFWDVDVSTPVTLEGVARPVPGDPLPLGISRGTKLSRPKQLHFFQRFMSSPFIPSFSSHRHGHGFSLQSVLAFPTFSQNWFGTLLGQFNFQKFVSESGASLRSSSSSLNTIGRQLCDASLYALGFSSELSFTPDDTLLFNFNTHGDATRNSRKKAVLHHKFPNHNLTLEAVSPALFIDSSDNYWDVPFSMAIDLASLPSDSGPSYHFCMHHNAGDPKLFGGGHTLAVPAPLLPGFSFKSAFAFKKNIDIWRSKAPKLKMVQPFDLFISNPHISASGIVGATMTAYIGDNSVRCQEVDRFQSFTGLSLRAIAPKSALLADMFSSVSLTAQHGNFQRLFLDLTRCHLRLDFPSGSKFLSGAAKLAQDFFNSQQPSMETIKAICPNATISLQQQKKRYPWK, encoded by the exons ATGAAGAAGCTGGGATGGGCAATGGATGGTGGTTTTTGGGATGTGGACGTGTCGACACCCGTAACCCTGGAAGGAGTGGCTCGTCCGGTGCCCGGAGACCCACTTCCACTTGGGATTTCCAGAGGAACTAAGCTTTCCAGGCCAAAGCAGCTTCATTTCTTCCAGCGCTTCATGTCTTCTCCCTTTATcccctctttttcttctcatcGACATGGACATGGCTTTTCTCTCCAAAGCGTTCTTGCTTTCCCCACCTTCTCTCAAAATTg GTTCGGTACGTTGCTAGGTCAATTCAATTTCCAAAAGTTTGTGTCCGAGAGTGGCGCTTCTTTGCGATCCTCTTCTTCCTCCCTCAACACAATTGGTAGACAACTCTGCGATGCATCCCTATACGCACTTGGTTTCTCTTCTGAGCTCTCGTTCACTCCTGATGATACTCTCCTCTTCAATTTTAATACTCACGGTGATGCTACTAGAAATTCCCGTAAGAAAGCTGTTCTTCATCACAAG TTCCCTAATCACAATTTGACCCTGGAAGCAGTTTCTCCTGCATTGTTTATCGACAGCTCTGATAATTATTGGGATGTACCTTTCTCCATGGCCATCGACCTCGCTTCTCTTCCTTCTGACTCTGGTCCAAGTTACCATTTCTGCATGCACCATAATGCTGGCGATCCAAAGCTTTTTGGAGGTGGCCATACCTTAGCTGTTCCTGCCCCACTGCTTCCTGGTTTCTCTTTCAAATCCGCCTTTGCcttcaagaaaaatattgaCATTTGGAGAAGCAAAGCTCCCAAATTGAAGATGGTCCAACCCTTTgatttgtttatttcaaatcCTCATATTTCAGCATCAGGGATCGTTG GTGCCACCATGACAGCCTATATTGGAGATAATTCAGTTAGGTGCCAAGAAGTAGATCGTTTTCAGAGTTTCACAGGCTTATCTCTTCGAGCTATTGCACCAAAATCCGCCTTGTTGGCTGATATGTTTTCATCCGTTTCACTTACGGCTCAGCATGGAAACTTCCAAAGACTATTTCTAGATCTTACTCGATGTCATCTACGTTTAGATTTTCCTTCTGGCTCCAAATTTCTTTCTGGTGCTGCTAAATTAGCACAAGACTTTTTCAATTCTCAACAGCCATCTATGGAAACAATTAAGGCAATTTGCCCCAACGCAACTATTTCTCTTCAACAGCAG aaaaaaagatacCCATGGAAGTAG